The window CCCGCTGGGTTTCGTCTGTTCCTTTCCTTAGAATTACTTCTCCGTACGTGCCGTAGGGCATTGAATAGAATGATTTAAACCCTAACTTTCTTGTAATTACAGCCGGCATTCCTATTATAAATTTACCATCCTCGATTCCAGTCAGAAAAACAGAGTGAGCTTTTCTTCCCAGGCCAAAAGAACATATGTCGGCCCATTGCCTGGTGTGGAAGAAGCTTCCGTTTAAGGCAAGTTTGTCCCACATTTTTACGTCAAGAGATTTACGGTCGAATACTTTGAATTCCATTTATTTTCTCAATCCCAAGAGGGGGTGTAATGTCCGATTTGGCCAATCTATCCTGTTCACAAATGTTTATATAAGTCCACGGTTCTGTAATTTAATAACTGTCATGTAAATAGTCAATAAGTCAAAAGGCAGTTTATAACGAACTTATCTATCAATATTAAAGGATTTTCCCACAAAGTTTAAAAAGAAGCTGTTGACATGTGTCATTATAAACGAGAAAATTTCTCTTTCTTGTATTTTAGGATCAATCACTATTTCATAATTCTTTAAAAAAACTATGATGCAGATTCCTTGGATTCGAAAACGTGTCTGATTTCAAGACAATGATTATCGTTTCCGTATTCGCCTTAGTCGCTAATCTTGTTTGTCTTTATTTGCCGCAAAAGGCAAACAGTGAAGAGGCGCATAAAAAAGCCGGCATGATATTTACTTCCAACGATATCATTGTAAACGCCGGTGTTATTCTGGCTGGAATTCTTGTCAGCGCGCTTCACTTGAAAAGTTCCTGACTTGATCATCGGCGAAATTGTTTTTACCTTTTTAATCAGGGCCCCCTTTTCGTATAATAAAATTAGCGAGATAAAATTAAAAGAGGAGGAATTTGTCATGAAGCAAACAGATTATAGCTTCACTAAAATTGTTGACCTGTCTTATGAAGAGGCAATTGAAAAAGTAACTGAAGAATTAAAAAAGGAAGGCTTTGGTATTGTATCTGAAGTCGATTTCAAAGCAAAGCTGAAGGAAAAGCTGGATGTGGATTTTAAGCCCTATAAGATTCTGGGCGCCTGCAATCCGCGTTTGGCTTATAAGGCGCTTCAGGCAGAAGAACAGATCGGCTTGATGCTGCCGTGCAATGTGATTGTGTATGAGAACGAGAGTGGACAGGCGGTTGTGGCGGCCGTGGATCCGGTGGCAAGCATGCAGGCTGTCGATAACCCTGCAATGGGCGAAGTTGCCCAAACTATTCAAGACAGACTGAAGAGAGTAATCGAAAAAGTATAAAGGTAACCCATGGCGCACGATCACACAAATAATCACTCTCAACCCGGAGCAAAGGATTTCGGCAGAGCCTTTGTTTTCGGGATTCTTTTAAACGTCGTTTATATTGGTTTAGAAGTCTTTTACGGCATCATGATCGATTCGCTCGCTCTTATTGCGGATGCCGGTCATAATTTAAGCGATGTTCTAGGACTCGTAATAGCATGGGCGGCAAGTTGCCTGGTCAAAAAATCAGCTACGGAAAAATATACATACGGATATAAAAAGTCATCCGTATTGGCTGCTTTCTTGAATGCGCTTATATTGCTTGTTGCTATTGGCGTTATCATCCGTGAGGCGATTGGGCGCTTTTCCCAGCCGGCTGCCATTGACGGCGAAATTATGATGATCGTGGCCGGCATCGGCGTTCTGATCAATGCGGCCACGGCCTTTCTGTTCTTTTCGGGCCGAAAAAAAGACCTGAATATAAAAGGCGCCTTTCTGCACATGGCCGCGGACGCCGGAATTTCATTGGGCGTCGTAATTGTCGGACTTGTTCTTACTTTTACCAACTTGTATTGGTTAGACCCGGTTGTCAGTATCGTTATCGCGCTGGTTATTTTTTGGGGAACCTGGGGTTTGCTCAAGGACTCGGTAAGTCTTTCGCTGGACGCGGTACCGCAGCATATCGACAAAAGCGCTGTTGAGCAATATCTGACAGAACTGCCGGAGATAAAAAGATATCATGATTTGCACATCTGGGCCATGAGCACCACCGAAACGGCGCTAACGGTGCATGCCGTCATTGTTGATCAATGCGCAAGAAATAAACTTATTGAAAAAATCAGCCACGATTTGCAGCACAAGTACAAAATCAGCCATACTACAATTCAGATTGAAGACGATGGGGATGCAGATTGCCGCCAGAATCAAATTTGAAAAAAGAATTTGGGATTGGTTGAATAATAGTGTTTATATTGTAGAGGGCTAACGTGTGATGCTTCAGCCGGGCGCCCGCGCCATCGTTCAAGCTCACCGGCGGTAATAGAGCGCAGCGGAACTACCATCCGGTGCAGCACCTTGTTGGGCTCTATTATTCTTTTCGAGTGTACACCCCAATATGACTGGTGCGTAAATCAGCTTCATCAGAATAGGAAATGGATGGATCGATTGAGTCGGGAAGAGGTTCGTCTATCCGAGAATATCTGTAGATGAAGTCAGATTTCCAGCCTGTTAGATTACCAAAAAGATTTTGCCATTCACTGAGCCTAATTCTATTGCCTCGATCAGATTGGAGTTTTCGTGTGTATTCAATCCTTGGAATGGTTAGAAATTCGAAGGGATATCCGTTTATATCTTTGTGATCCTCCAGATGAATACAGTGAATCATCCTGCCGTCTGGATTGAGGCTGTTCACAAGATTGTTTAGTAATGCCGAAACGTCGTCACTAGGGACATGTTCTAATACTGCATTGGAGTAGATAAAATCAACGGATGTATTCAGCTTTTCTACAGCTAAATCTACTGGGCTTTTGTACTCAATTCCAAAATCTTTGAGTTTGTCGAGGTCAAAGCGTGTAACCGATAGCAGCCTATTATAACGTTCTCTGATGAGAGAATGGTCAGAGAATGGTGCTAGAATATCGCGGGGGATAGAGCTGATGGCTCCTTTTAGTGATAATGATAAACTCTCGGGATATGCATTAGGTTTTATATCCGTCGCAATTATTCTTTTTGCCCCCAGCAAGTAACATACAAGCGTATGACTCAGAACCCAGCCTGCTCCGATTTCCGCGCATACCTTACCTTCAAGAGAAGGATACTTCGACAAATGAAGAATGTGTGCAAACTGAGCAGCACATATATCTATTCGTTTTGAAGATGATGCTAACTGGTTGGCTTGTCTATGTTTTGAGAAAGATGATTGTCTAATCTTATGCTTGAGTGAAGCCGGTAGTATTCGTGATATTAGTCGTTTCATCTTGTCCTCCAATTATGGGCCTAACGGACTGCGGATCAGCGCCGGAAGGCAGCGAGCTCTGCCGACCGCTGCATCCACATGATGGCTGGCAGAGCGGCTGACAGAATCCGTATGGAAACCCGCGAGCTCTGTTGGCGCGGCGCTCCATGGCCAACAACTTTAATAATACTATTATCTAGATATTCTTCAATCATAAATATCTTCAACACTTCTGATCGCGAAACGGCCGCGCAATCGTTGCCTTCACCAGCGGAAACGCGGCGTAGCGGAGTTCCCGTCCGGGTGAAAGCCGGGGTTAGCCATTATTTCCGGCTATAACACTAGCTGCAATTTCAGCCGCCTTGCCGGTTATCTGCAAACATCGCCGGCCAAGCTTCTGTTCTTTGAACATGGTTTGTCCTTCAGGCGTGCTCAGATCACAGCCACCCAACAACACCTTACAATCGCGGCTGCCAAATTCTTTTTCAAAGCCAGCAATGAGTTGCTGAGCCGCGGTGTATGAAGGCTGAGCTGAATCCTTTTCGCTCGAGCGGCCAAATGATAAGCTTACCCCCATGACCGCGCCGGTGAGAGCACCGCAAATCCCGCATGTGCGTGACATACCGCTACAGAAAGCAGTCGCTGCTCTGGGAAGAAACTCGGAATCGACTCCTTGGGCCTTTGCGATGGCGAGGACGACACTCTCTGCGCAGAATAAGCCGGACGCAAATAAATCTTCGGCTGACTTTCGAACTTCAGGTATTTCTGATTCTTTCATTACATACTCCTTTTAATAAGATGGCAATGCCATTGATCGGCGCGGATCAGGCGCGCTGTCAAGCGTCGCCTGCATCCCGCTTGTTGGACGAACTTTCCAATTTACAAGATAAAATCTGTTGAAAGAAACCGTGAGCTTCTTTCTTTGACAATCGATGTTATGATTTGTTGGTTTGTATGCGTCTCTTTGGCTGCAACAAGGGTCCGGATCGTAAATACCTTCAAAGCATCCGATACAGAGAGTGTGCCTTCAGCAGAATCTTTTCGACCAGTGAATGGAAATGTATCTGGCCCACGCTGACACTGGCTGTTGATATTGACCCGGCAAACTTGATTAACAAGAGGATCAATCAGGTTAGCAATTGTCACCGGATTGCTCCCGAACAAACTGACCTGCTGTCCGTAATTCGATTGTATGATGTAGTTCATGGGTTCCGAAATGTCATCAAAAACCGCAATTGGGACAACCGGACCAAACTGTTCCTCTGAATAGAGTCTCATTCCAGGTTTGACAGGATACACGATTGCGGGCGACATGAAGGTATGGTCGATGCGCCTTTCGCTCTCATTTATCACACTCGCTCCTTTGGCACAGGCGTCTTCGATTAGTTCTGTCATATAACCTGTCTTGTCTGGCTCCGGCAACGGAGTTATGGAGACCCCTGTCTCCCACGGCATCCCTCCCTTGAGTTTTCTGACAGCATCTGCGACCCGCGCGAGGAAGTCATTCACGATATCTCGATGAACAAACAGTATCTTGAGAGCTGTACATCTTTGGCCGTTGTACGAGAGCGCTCCGAGAACGCATTCTTTTACGGTGTATTCCAAATCTGCATCCTTGAGGACAATGCCCGCATTCTTGGCTTCCAACCCAAGAACGCACCTCAGACGATGGGGTTTTGGGTGCTGTTGCTTCAGGATATCAGCAACCCGGCTACTGCCAATGAATGCCAGTACATCTATTTTTCCGGACTTCATCAGTGGACCGATGACTTTCTGCCCTTCTCCGTAAACCGTGTTGACAACTCCTTTCGGGAAGGAATCTCGAAACGCCTCAAGAAGTGGTTGATGTAATAACACGCCTAGTTTTGGCGGCTTGAAGATCACCGTGTTGCCCATGATTAGCGCGGGAATTAAAGTGGTAAAAGTTTCGTTGAGCGGATAGTTAAACGGCCCCATGCAGAGAACCACCCCCAGCGGAGCTCGGCGAATCTGCCCAATCACTCCCTGTTCAATGGTAAAACGCGATGATATCCGATCCAGATCTTTCAACGCATAAATGGTGTCTCGAATGTAATCGACAGTTCTGTCAAATTCCTTCTCTGCGTCTGGAAGCGTTTTAGCAATTTCCCACATCAGAAGTCTCACGACTTCATCACGTTTTTCTTTCATGCGGTAGATGAATGACTCCACGTGCCCGATACGTTCCTCAACAGACATTGTTGGCCATGTTCCGCGTCCTTGACCATACGCTGTACAAGCAGCATCTAAAGTCTCTAGAGAACTCTGCTCGTCCAGGAGTGGGTAACTACCTATGGTTTTCTGTACGGTTTCATTCGGACCTGATAAACAGATCGGAGATAAGACCTCCTGTCTGGGACCGGTCCATTCTCTAATTTCTCCATCACAGAGATAGTGACACTGGTCGATCCGCGCAAGAATCTTGTATTTAGCCGGAATACCGTTTTCCTCAGGGAAGATTGATTTAGTCATTTTGTGTCCTCCTTTGTGTGCGTCCAACATTGTATATACCGTTTCCGCCTAAACCGATACTTGATTGTTTCGCCAACATATGCTCTTAAGATATCTTTGCGATATCTCCTTTTAACCAATGTGCTTAATCAACTTTAACAATACAAATAGGTTCTTATACGGTTTCCGTATAAAATCCTTTCAATATTTACAATTCATCCGCGGGGCTTTTTACATCACTAAGTTTTCTATTTAAAATATAAGAAATATCTTATGGCCGCTTTGTAAGTTTCTACCATAATAATAAGAAGGTCGTCAACAATATTCCCTGGGATGCAGCGTGCTGAAGTGTTAACTTCATTGACAGTTTCAGTTCTCTTTTGTCACAATTGGGAGTAGAACTATTTTCAGTTAGCAAATATGTGTTCAGCCTGATTTCCCGATTATGAAGGGGAGCATTGCTCCTCCGCTTATAGGGTAAAACAGGATAGAATGGATTTGAAGCTTAGATGATTAAATCATCTGCTTAAGGGAATTAAATAAAAGGGTATTGTTTACGATAATTGGAGTGATAAGGAAGATTATCAAACTGGTATGAGAAATGAAAGATCGATCCTCTAATTCATCAAGTATAATCATAAGAGAGTTTTCAATAGAAGACTATGATTCGCTCCTTAAGCTGTGGAATGACTCGAATCTACCCTATAAACCGGTGGGCCGGGACAGGCGTGACAGAATAGAGCGTGAGCTTGAGGCGGCAAATGCTGTTTTTCTTGTTGCTCTCGTCGGAGATAAAATGGCAGGTTCTGTTTTTGGAACCCATGATGGAAGAAAGGGATGGATAAACAGGCTTGCAGTTGCGCCTGAATATCAACAGCAGGGTGTCGCGAGAATGCTTGTCGAGAGAGTAGAAGAAATTCTTTTAACTCTTGGCATCGAAATAACAGCCTGTTTAATCGAAAACTGGAATGGGGATTCCATGAAGGTATTTGAAAAATTGGGTTACACAAGACATTCTGACATAGTCTATTTTTCGAAAAGGAAAAATCCGGATGTATAAATTGCCCCTGGAATCTTAAAAAAGATCCATTGGGGGATGTTGATTTAATGGGATTATGAAAATCAACTCCGTTGTTTTACAACTAATGTTGTTATAAATGCTTACAATTCTTTCCAAACGGTGTTTTTTTGCGGGTTCAAGAATAAAAAGGCCCTAATACACCACCAATCCGATTGACTTTTCTCTCTATCTGTGTCATAATTAACACCAGACGAAGTCTATAATATTGCTTTCGTTATTATGGTAACTTGCATCAAAGGAGCATCAACATGCGGAAGCGGATGAAAACTGTATTTCTTATCTCAATATTTATTATCTTTTCGATAATTTTTGCGGGGCGCATTTATGCCCAGTGTTATGGTTCGCTGAATCTGCCTGACGATTATTTTAAGTACGATTATCTCGTAAGACTTTGCGTTCACTTTGGTGATGTGTCTGACCTGCCGGGGGACGTGATTTGCAGTAGAACTTTACCTGAAGGTGAATCACTGGTTGAAGTCCCGGTGTATTTCTACAACGCGCGCGATGGAATTATAGGGATTCAATTTGCCGTCGAGTCGTTTGACTCTATAGCTTCTTTTTCACCTCAGAACGGATTCAGTATAATTCAAAGCTCTAAGGAAAGGGATCAAGCTGGATACTACCGAATGAATATAAAGGCCGAAAAAGGGGATCCCCTTTGCGGTCCCGCATTGATCGGGTATGTTTATATAACGCGGTCCGGTGATAGTGATCCAGTATGGGTAAATATTGAAGAGAATACAACCAGCGGCGGAATCTTTGCCACTGACAAATACGGCAATATTCACTATGCTTTTTCACCGCAACACGGCGGTTATGTGGGAAGCAGTTTTTTATATACATGCCAGGAAACAATATGTGAAGAGCCTAATTTACCAGTCCAGGATCTTGTTGCCGATCCGGGATACGCTAACAGCGTGACGTTAACCTGGACTGCCGGCGGCGGCGATCACACAATAATACGCTACTCTACAGACCAATTCCCGGAAGGCTACGCGGATGGATTGTCTCTGGTCAATATCGAAAGCAGCCCTGGAGAGGTGAAACAGGTTTCCCATATTGATCCTCCAAGCGACATAGTTATTTATTATACCGCTTTCTCTGTCTCTTCTGTTTCAGGTGAAGTTATTAGAAATTCTTTTGTTGACTGCGGGGCCACCGATACTACTCTCTTTAGTAGGCCGATTGAGGCGGAGACTACTACCTGGGGAGCCCTCAAGAGTAAAATGAAATGATCTTAAAATCATTCCGCGCAGCAGCATGGTTTTTTCGTCAGCGGAAGCATAGGTGCGTTTTTATGCGGTGCTTGGTTTTCTCTTATAAGGAGTTAAATCTTCATTTTGACGAGAATAGATTTTCCAATAATCTTTGAAGTTCCTCCAGTTCAGATACAACAAGATCGCCTTCTTCGAGATTAAACCCTTTTGTAACTTTTGTCTCTACAGCTATTACTTTCATCCCGGCTTCGTGAGCGCTTGTTATCCCTTTCTGAGCGTCTTCGATAGCAAGACACTCGTACGGCCGCGCTCCAAGTTCTGAAGAAGCCTTCAAATATGTTGCTGGATGGGGCTTTGTCTCAGAGACCATATCTTTTCCTATAACAGCCTCGAAATTATGGCCTATTCCCTTTGCTTCTATAATAGAAAGGATGTCGTGCTGGTAAGATCCGGAGGCTATCGCGAGGGAAAAATCATTCTCCTTTAAAATCTCTATTATTCTTAACGCGGCCGGTAATATTCTAATGCTTCCATTTTTGCAGAAGCCGGAATAAACAGGATCCTTTTTGCTTCTTATATAATCCGGATCGAACTTGAGATTGTGTCTCGAGATTTCTCCTTCAGCTCCGCCTCCCTTGAAAGTCCATTCTAACCAGTATTCCTCCGGGTCTATTTTGTGTCCTTCAGAGGCGAAGGCTTTTTCATAAGCTTTCATGTGATATGGTTCGGAATCGACTATTATATTATCAAAATCGAAAACCACGGCGGATTTATTGTCAAGCAGACTTTCGAGAATTTGTAATTTTTCCAATGTTCGTTCCTGTCATTAGATTGAATGAGTGACGCCGTGTATTCAGATATACTATATACGCCGCGCGGTCTTTTCACCCGTTAATTTGTCAGTGATCTTGCCATATTGTATTGACCTGAATGAACTATAATGTATATCCTGTTGTTGAGAATAACAGTTTTGAGCTTAAGACGCAAGGGATCCCGTTTAACAGCGGATGAAGAGGATAGAACAATTGTGCCTACAATAGCCCTGGCGGAGATAAAAACGGGAGTTTAGTCGTAATGAAGACCTTCGTTAAAAGAGGAAGAAGTTATATTCTGGCGGCGGCGACCGATAAAGGTAAAGTCAAAGAGGAAAATGAAGACTACTTCGGAATATTTCAGCCGGAAACTGAAAAATTAATAACCCAAAGGGGAATTCTCGTCGTTTTAGCGGACGGAATGGGAGGTTTGTTCAGGGGGGGCAGAGCAAGCCGCGCGATGGTCGATACTATGGGGGAAGTCTATTTTTCAAATAAAGAAAGAGATGAAATAGAGACCCTCAAAGCGGCTTTTAAGGCGGGAAACAGAAGAGTGTTCGAGCAGGTCGGAGATGGAATAGAAATAAAAGCGGGGACAACTTGTACCTCCGCCGTTCTCATGGAGGATTCTATAAATATCGCGCATGTTGGAGACTCCAGAGCTTACCTGATAGATAAGGATAGAATCAGACAGCTGACAGAGGATCACAGTTATGTTTCTGCCGTGGGTAATTCAGTCGGTTCAAGATATAAAGGTTCTAATTCTTCAAGAAGAAGGGTTATGACCAGATCAGTGGGTGTAAAGAAAGAAGTGGAGATAGATCTTCTTAAAGGCATCTCCTGCGGGAGCGGCGATACTCTTCTTCTTTGTTCTGATGGATTGTTTTCAGAGATTACTGAAGGAGAAATAGCGTCGGTTGTCCGTTCTAATAAACCGCAGAAGGCTTGTCCTAAATTGATAAAGCTCGCGCTCAAGGCAGGCGGCAATGATAATATTACCATTGTAATTGCTGAAAAACTCTGAATAAATGATTTTTCTTCTTAAGAACAGGGCGCTGTTTTTATCTTATCATCTGTAATCTTGTATCTTTTTATAGCCTAACTTGAGTTATTTTAGCAAGTTGTGATTTTTTTTATTTTCTTTGTTGACTCCACAATATCTGGGGTGTAATGTATCTATTGCCACAATATGTTGCGCAGCTGAGACTAATTAAATAGATATAATTTGGACGAGCTACTGTATTTTTGGAGGTTATAATGTCGAAAAACCGTAAAGAACCCCGTATTGGTGAAAACGCGCTGCGTGTTTTAAAAAAGCGTTATTTTCAAAAAGATGTTGACGGCGGGTTGAAAGAAGACCCTCGAGGGATGTTTGAGCGCGTAGCGTCTAATATTGCCTCAGCTGAAGATAAGTATAAAGGTGGCGACGGCCCGGCCAAGTGGAAAGAAGAATTCTATGATATTATGGCATCGCTGGATTTTCTGCCCAATTCACCGACACTGATGAACGCCGGCGCTAAGCTGCAGCAGCTTTCAGCGTGCTTTGTTTTACCAATAGATGATTCCATGCAGAGTATATTTGAAACAATAAAACAAACGGCGCTTATTCACAAGAGCGGCGGAGGCACCGGATTTTCTTTTTCTAGAATAAGGCCTAAGAATGACGTGGTAAATACGACAAAGGGCGTTTCGAGCGGCCCGATATCCTTTATGAATGTTTTTGACGCTGCTACGGAAACTGTAAAACAGGGCGGGACGAGGCGCGGCGCGAATATGGCTATTCTTAGAGTTGATCATCCCGATATAGTTGATTTTATAACGGCGAAAAAGAACAACAAGAAATTAAACAACTTTAATATTTCCGTGGGCGCAACGGAGCGTTTTATGGAAGCGGTTGAAGAAGATCTTAATTATGACCTTATCAATCCTCATACGGGAAATGTTGTAGACAGCATACCCGCGCGAAGTGTATTTAAGCTGATAGTGGAGCTTGCATGGAAAAACGGCGAACCCGGGATAGTCTTTCTCGACAGGATAAACGCGGACAATCCTACACCTCATGTGGGTAATATTGAAAGCACCAATCCCTGCGGGGAACAGCCCCTTTTACCACATGAATCATGTAACCTGGGGTCAATAAATCTATCTAATATGGTAAAGGTAATGGAAGGAAAGACGCGAATAGATTTTGACAAGCTTGGAGAGGTGACCGCGAAAGCTGTTCGTTTTCTTGATAACGTTATTGACGTAAACCGTTATCCTCTGAAGGTCATAGGTGATATGACCTTGAGTAACAGAAAGATCGGCCTTGGAGTAATGGGATTCGCCGATATGCTTATTGCTCTCGGCATACCGTACAACTCTGAAGAAGCCCTGGAGGTTGCCGAGGAAGTTATGGGATTCATTCAGCGTGAGGGGCGTAAGGAGAGCATGAACCTTGCCGAAGAACGGGGCGCATTTCCTAATTTCAAGGGAAGTGTCTATGACATGCCCGATTCGGGGAGCGGGAAAGACAATAAAAGTAAGCGAAGACCGGTCCGTAACGCTACGGTTACTACGATAGCTCCGACTGGCACATTGAGTATTATAGCCGGTTGTTCAAGCGGTGTTGAACCTGTCTTCGCCATAGCCTATATCCGGAATGTAATGGATGACGATGAACTGATCGAAGTAAACCCGATGTTTGAAGAGATAGCCAAGAGAGAGGGTTTCTACAGTGAAGATCTTATGAGAAAGATCGCGAGGCAGGGTTCTATTCAGAATATTGACGGTATCCCGCAGGAATGGAAGAGGATATTTGTTACAGCTCATGATATCAGTCCTGAATGGCATATCAGGATTCAATCGGCATTTCAGAAATACACCGATAACGCGGTATCAAAGACTGTTAATTTTTCGAAAACAGCCGAAATTCAAGATGTTGAAAAGGTATACCGCAAGGCATATGAACTGGGTTGTAAAGGAGTTACCATATACCGAGACGGCAGCCGTGAAGAACAGGTTCTCAATATCGGTTCTGTTAACAGGGCTAAAGAAGAGCAGGAAAATGAGCATAATGCCGATATAAGCGATCTTCTCACACCAAGGCCCAGACCCGCGGTTACTACAGGCAGCACATGGAAGATGACAACCGGCTGCGGTAATCTTTATGTGACGATTAACCACGATGAGCATGGACCTTTCGAACTGTTCTCCCAGATGGGAAAAGCGGGCGGATGCTCGGCTTCACAGTCAGAGGCTATAAGCCGTCTTATTTCTCTGTCACTTAGAGCCGGCATCGACCCTAAGGAGATTGCCAAGCAGCTTCGGGGGATTCGTTGTCCCAATCCGGGTTGGGAAGA of the Candidatus Krumholzibacteriota bacterium genome contains:
- a CDS encoding protein phosphatase 2C domain-containing protein; amino-acid sequence: MKTFVKRGRSYILAAATDKGKVKEENEDYFGIFQPETEKLITQRGILVVLADGMGGLFRGGRASRAMVDTMGEVYFSNKERDEIETLKAAFKAGNRRVFEQVGDGIEIKAGTTCTSAVLMEDSINIAHVGDSRAYLIDKDRIRQLTEDHSYVSAVGNSVGSRYKGSNSSRRRVMTRSVGVKKEVEIDLLKGISCGSGDTLLLCSDGLFSEITEGEIASVVRSNKPQKACPKLIKLALKAGGNDNITIVIAEKL
- a CDS encoding NADP-dependent glyceraldehyde-3-phosphate dehydrogenase; translation: MTKSIFPEENGIPAKYKILARIDQCHYLCDGEIREWTGPRQEVLSPICLSGPNETVQKTIGSYPLLDEQSSLETLDAACTAYGQGRGTWPTMSVEERIGHVESFIYRMKEKRDEVVRLLMWEIAKTLPDAEKEFDRTVDYIRDTIYALKDLDRISSRFTIEQGVIGQIRRAPLGVVLCMGPFNYPLNETFTTLIPALIMGNTVIFKPPKLGVLLHQPLLEAFRDSFPKGVVNTVYGEGQKVIGPLMKSGKIDVLAFIGSSRVADILKQQHPKPHRLRCVLGLEAKNAGIVLKDADLEYTVKECVLGALSYNGQRCTALKILFVHRDIVNDFLARVADAVRKLKGGMPWETGVSITPLPEPDKTGYMTELIEDACAKGASVINESERRIDHTFMSPAIVYPVKPGMRLYSEEQFGPVVPIAVFDDISEPMNYIIQSNYGQQVSLFGSNPVTIANLIDPLVNQVCRVNINSQCQRGPDTFPFTGRKDSAEGTLSVSDALKVFTIRTLVAAKETHTNQQIITSIVKERSSRFLSTDFIL
- a CDS encoding DUF302 domain-containing protein — its product is MKQTDYSFTKIVDLSYEEAIEKVTEELKKEGFGIVSEVDFKAKLKEKLDVDFKPYKILGACNPRLAYKALQAEEQIGLMLPCNVIVYENESGQAVVAAVDPVASMQAVDNPAMGEVAQTIQDRLKRVIEKV
- a CDS encoding cation diffusion facilitator family transporter; this encodes MAHDHTNNHSQPGAKDFGRAFVFGILLNVVYIGLEVFYGIMIDSLALIADAGHNLSDVLGLVIAWAASCLVKKSATEKYTYGYKKSSVLAAFLNALILLVAIGVIIREAIGRFSQPAAIDGEIMMIVAGIGVLINAATAFLFFSGRKKDLNIKGAFLHMAADAGISLGVVIVGLVLTFTNLYWLDPVVSIVIALVIFWGTWGLLKDSVSLSLDAVPQHIDKSAVEQYLTELPEIKRYHDLHIWAMSTTETALTVHAVIVDQCARNKLIEKISHDLQHKYKISHTTIQIEDDGDADCRQNQI
- a CDS encoding methyltransferase domain-containing protein, translated to MKRLISRILPASLKHKIRQSSFSKHRQANQLASSSKRIDICAAQFAHILHLSKYPSLEGKVCAEIGAGWVLSHTLVCYLLGAKRIIATDIKPNAYPESLSLSLKGAISSIPRDILAPFSDHSLIRERYNRLLSVTRFDLDKLKDFGIEYKSPVDLAVEKLNTSVDFIYSNAVLEHVPSDDVSALLNNLVNSLNPDGRMIHCIHLEDHKDINGYPFEFLTIPRIEYTRKLQSDRGNRIRLSEWQNLFGNLTGWKSDFIYRYSRIDEPLPDSIDPSISYSDEADLRTSHIGVYTRKE
- a CDS encoding GNAT family N-acetyltransferase, translating into MKDRSSNSSSIIIREFSIEDYDSLLKLWNDSNLPYKPVGRDRRDRIERELEAANAVFLVALVGDKMAGSVFGTHDGRKGWINRLAVAPEYQQQGVARMLVERVEEILLTLGIEITACLIENWNGDSMKVFEKLGYTRHSDIVYFSKRKNPDV
- a CDS encoding HAD family phosphatase, coding for MEKLQILESLLDNKSAVVFDFDNIIVDSEPYHMKAYEKAFASEGHKIDPEEYWLEWTFKGGGAEGEISRHNLKFDPDYIRSKKDPVYSGFCKNGSIRILPAALRIIEILKENDFSLAIASGSYQHDILSIIEAKGIGHNFEAVIGKDMVSETKPHPATYLKASSELGARPYECLAIEDAQKGITSAHEAGMKVIAVETKVTKGFNLEEGDLVVSELEELQRLLENLFSSK
- a CDS encoding C-GCAxxG-C-C family protein, which gives rise to MKESEIPEVRKSAEDLFASGLFCAESVVLAIAKAQGVDSEFLPRAATAFCSGMSRTCGICGALTGAVMGVSLSFGRSSEKDSAQPSYTAAQQLIAGFEKEFGSRDCKVLLGGCDLSTPEGQTMFKEQKLGRRCLQITGKAAEIAASVIAGNNG
- a CDS encoding vitamin B12-dependent ribonucleotide reductase, producing MSKNRKEPRIGENALRVLKKRYFQKDVDGGLKEDPRGMFERVASNIASAEDKYKGGDGPAKWKEEFYDIMASLDFLPNSPTLMNAGAKLQQLSACFVLPIDDSMQSIFETIKQTALIHKSGGGTGFSFSRIRPKNDVVNTTKGVSSGPISFMNVFDAATETVKQGGTRRGANMAILRVDHPDIVDFITAKKNNKKLNNFNISVGATERFMEAVEEDLNYDLINPHTGNVVDSIPARSVFKLIVELAWKNGEPGIVFLDRINADNPTPHVGNIESTNPCGEQPLLPHESCNLGSINLSNMVKVMEGKTRIDFDKLGEVTAKAVRFLDNVIDVNRYPLKVIGDMTLSNRKIGLGVMGFADMLIALGIPYNSEEALEVAEEVMGFIQREGRKESMNLAEERGAFPNFKGSVYDMPDSGSGKDNKSKRRPVRNATVTTIAPTGTLSIIAGCSSGVEPVFAIAYIRNVMDDDELIEVNPMFEEIAKREGFYSEDLMRKIARQGSIQNIDGIPQEWKRIFVTAHDISPEWHIRIQSAFQKYTDNAVSKTVNFSKTAEIQDVEKVYRKAYELGCKGVTIYRDGSREEQVLNIGSVNRAKEEQENEHNADISDLLTPRPRPAVTTGSTWKMTTGCGNLYVTINHDEHGPFELFSQMGKAGGCSASQSEAISRLISLSLRAGIDPKEIAKQLRGIRCPNPGWEEGGMNLSCSDAIAKALERYIQENETPVEKEAKRGSSMLFAGSCPECGGVMEHESGCAVCRECGYSKCG